Proteins encoded in a region of the Streptomyces sp. NBC_00513 genome:
- a CDS encoding ADP-ribosylglycohydrolase family protein, protein MRLTWVQPEDLVGHEFRQAAEDGREARPLLRAWLDAGGRAAPARAGASAAAAPPELRALAGRLLAELAALPSPLAADEPETWPAIRSTWPPAPPPTRPDGRPRPEPLPATLTDRPAPSPPAARPDVARLEAAWLGRAVGCLLGKPVEKLPLDGIRALARATGNWPLSDWFTARGVPPELLAAHPWNRRSAPTSLAENIDGMPEDDDLNYPLLNLLLLQRHGKSFTTADVARLWLDELPAGRTFTAERVAYRNLLQGLEPPACATHHNPFREWIGALIRADVHGWTNPGDPVAAAAQAHRDAALTHTGNGIYAALFTAAAIAEAAGGRCDVHGALRAGLAVVPPRSRLAGAVRLGIDEAGRHRDFDRVVDVLHARYDHHHWVHSLPNTALIAAALTHADGDFTRSVCNAVSGGWDTDSNGATAGSLAGLLTGSPERLPRRWTAPLGNRLATSVPGFDGVGFDALAHLTAQEAARS, encoded by the coding sequence GTGCGCCTGACCTGGGTCCAGCCGGAGGACCTGGTCGGGCACGAGTTCCGTCAGGCGGCGGAGGACGGGCGCGAGGCGCGGCCGCTGCTGCGCGCCTGGCTCGACGCGGGGGGCCGTGCGGCCCCGGCCCGCGCCGGCGCCTCGGCCGCTGCCGCGCCGCCGGAGCTGCGCGCCCTGGCCGGTCGTCTGCTGGCCGAACTCGCCGCCCTGCCCTCGCCGCTGGCCGCCGACGAGCCGGAGACCTGGCCCGCCATCCGCTCCACCTGGCCCCCGGCTCCCCCACCGACCCGCCCCGACGGCCGACCCCGGCCCGAACCCCTGCCGGCCACCCTCACCGACCGCCCCGCGCCATCGCCGCCGGCGGCCCGCCCCGACGTCGCCCGCCTGGAGGCCGCCTGGCTCGGGCGGGCCGTCGGGTGCCTGCTCGGCAAGCCCGTCGAGAAGCTCCCCCTGGACGGGATCCGGGCCCTGGCCCGCGCCACCGGCAACTGGCCACTGTCCGACTGGTTCACCGCCCGCGGCGTCCCGCCGGAGCTGCTGGCCGCGCATCCCTGGAACCGCAGGTCCGCCCCGACCTCCCTCGCCGAGAACATCGACGGCATGCCCGAGGACGACGACCTCAACTACCCCCTGCTGAACCTGCTCCTGCTCCAGCGCCACGGCAAGTCCTTCACCACCGCCGACGTCGCACGGCTCTGGCTCGACGAACTCCCCGCCGGCCGGACCTTCACCGCCGAGCGCGTCGCCTACCGCAACCTCCTCCAGGGCCTGGAGCCCCCCGCGTGCGCCACCCACCACAACCCGTTCCGCGAGTGGATCGGCGCCCTCATCCGGGCCGACGTCCACGGCTGGACCAACCCCGGCGACCCGGTGGCCGCCGCGGCCCAGGCCCACCGGGACGCCGCCCTCACCCACACCGGCAACGGGATCTACGCGGCCCTCTTCACCGCCGCCGCCATCGCCGAGGCGGCCGGCGGCCGGTGTGACGTGCACGGCGCGCTGCGGGCCGGGCTGGCCGTCGTACCGCCCCGCTCGCGCCTGGCCGGGGCGGTCCGCCTCGGCATCGACGAGGCGGGCCGCCACCGCGACTTCGACCGGGTCGTGGACGTCCTCCACGCCCGCTACGACCACCACCACTGGGTCCACTCCCTCCCGAACACGGCCCTGATCGCGGCGGCGCTCACCCACGCCGACGGCGACTTCACCCGGTCGGTCTGCAACGCCGTGTCCGGCGGCTGGGACACCGACTCCAACGGCGCCACCGCCGGTTCCCTCGCCGGGCTCCTCACCGGATCGCCCGAGCGGCTCCCGCGGCGTTGGACCGCGCCGCTGGGCAACCGTCTCGCCACCAGCGTGCCCGGTTTCGACGGCGTCGGCTTCGACGCCCTCGCCCACCTCACCGCTCAGGAGGCAGCCCGCTCATGA